In Sphaerospermopsis torques-reginae ITEP-024, the genomic window GAAAGGTATAGTAATTAGGGGTGACTGGTGACTGGTGACTGGTGACTGGGAAAAAATATTTACCTCCTGACTCCTGACTCCTTGATCTCCTGACTCCTTGATCTCCTGACTCCTGCCTCCTGCTATAGTTTAAAATTTTAAAAGTTGCTTTAATATTGACAACTTGCCTTTGTAGGGAGCGTATCTTAATTTTATATCTAACCAAAAGGGATTTTTAAGAACACTTTTGTAATGGGAAAAAGTATCAAAACTAGCTTTACCATGATAACTACCAATCCCACTATTACCCACACCCCCAAATGGTAAGGATGGTACACTAAAATGAATGACTGTTTCATTCAGACAAACTGCACCAGATGAAGTTGTTTGTAAAATTTTCTGTTGTAGGTTTTTGTTTTGAGAAAATAAGTATAAAGTTAAAGGTTTTGCTTGAGAATTAATCCAAGTGATAGCTTCTTCAATGCCTGTATATTCAATTATTGGCAGGATAGGTCCAAAAATTTCTTCCTGCATGATCGGATCTGTAAAGGAAACATTATTAATAATTGTGGGAGCAATATATAATTCACTTGCTTTGGTTTCTCCACCAATGAGAATTTCACCATCTTGCAATAAATTAACCAATCTTTCAAAGTTAGTTTGATTAATTATTCTAGCATAATCTGGGCTGGTTTCTGGATGATCACCATAAAATTCTTTGAGGCATTTTTCTAAATTCACTAATAATTTATCTTTGATTTTTTGATTCACTAAGATATAATTGGGAGCAATACAAGTTTGTCCAGCATTGATAAATTTACCCCAAATAATTCGTCTAGCTGTATGTTCTAAATGAATATCAACATCGACAATGCAGGGATTTTTTCCACCTAATTCTAATGTTACAGGTGTGAGATTTTTGGCAGCAGCAGCCATGATTATTTTCCCTACATGAGTGCTACCTGTAAAAAAGATATGATCGAATTTTTCTGTGAGTAGTTTTTGACTGGTTTCTATACCTCCTTCAACTACAGCAATATATTCTTCAGGAAAATATTTAGGAATCAGTTCAGCTATGAGTTTAGAGGTATGGGTGGCAATTTCTGAAGGTTTGAGAATGGCACAATTTCCCGCAGCGATCGCACCAATCAAAGGTACAATTACTAATTGAAAAGGATAATTCCACGCCCCAATAATTAACACTATTCCCAAGGGTTCTGGTTGAATTTTGGCTGAAGCTGGTAATAGTTGCCAAGGAACTCCTACTTTTTTGGGTT contains:
- a CDS encoding aldehyde dehydrogenase, translated to MINEYSIREIIKQQREYFATNQTKEIDFRRQQLVILKQLIIDYETAIIQALQADLHKPELEAVTAEIILAIKEIEFAIKNLKKWTKPKKVGVPWQLLPASAKIQPEPLGIVLIIGAWNYPFQLVIVPLIGAIAAGNCAILKPSEIATHTSKLIAELIPKYFPEEYIAVVEGGIETSQKLLTEKFDHIFFTGSTHVGKIIMAAAAKNLTPVTLELGGKNPCIVDVDIHLEHTARRIIWGKFINAGQTCIAPNYILVNQKIKDKLLVNLEKCLKEFYGDHPETSPDYARIINQTNFERLVNLLQDGEILIGGETKASELYIAPTIINNVSFTDPIMQEEIFGPILPIIEYTGIEEAITWINSQAKPLTLYLFSQNKNLQQKILQTTSSGAVCLNETVIHFSVPSLPFGGVGNSGIGSYHGKASFDTFSHYKSVLKNPFWLDIKLRYAPYKGKLSILKQLLKF